Proteins encoded in a region of the Oncorhynchus keta strain PuntledgeMale-10-30-2019 chromosome 3, Oket_V2, whole genome shotgun sequence genome:
- the LOC127915093 gene encoding uncharacterized protein LOC127915093: MTDHHLKLNLGKTELLFLPGKDFPFHDLAITVDNSIVSSSQSAKNLGVILDNTLSFSTNIKAVARSCRFMLYNIRRVRPCLTQEAAQVLIQALVISRLDYCNSLLAGLPACAIKPLQLIQNAAARLVFNLPKFSHVTPLLRSLHWLPVEARIRYKTMVLAYGAVRGTAPQYLQALIRPYTQTRALRSSTSGLLASLPLRKYSSRSAQSKLLAALVPQWWNTLPHDARTAESITTFRRHLKSRLFKEYLG; the protein is encoded by the coding sequence atgacggatcaccacctcaagctgaacctcggcaagacggagctgctcttcctcccggggaaggactttccgttccatgatctcgccatcacggttgacaactccattgtgtcctcctcccagagcgctaagaaccttggcgtgatcctggacaacaccctgtcgttctcaactaacatcaaggcggtggcccgttcctgtaggttcatgctctacaacatccgcagagtacgaccctgcctcacacaggaagcggcgcaggtcctaatccaggcacttgtcatctcccgtctggattactgcaactcgctgttggctgggctccctgcctgtgccattaaacccttacaactcatccagaacgccgcagcccgtctggtgttcaaccttcccaagttctctcacgtcaccccgctcctccgctctctccactggcttccagttgaagctcgcatccgctacaagaccatggtgcttgcctacggagctgtgaggggaacggcacctcagtacctccaggctctgatcaggccctacacccaaacaagggcactgcgttcatccacctctggcctgctcgcctccctaccactgaggaagtacagttcccgctcagcccagtcaaaactgttagcTGCTCTGgttccccaatggtggaacacactccctcacgacgccaggacagcggagtcaatcaccaccttccggagacacctgaaatcccgcctctttaaggaatacctaggatag